In Chrysemys picta bellii isolate R12L10 chromosome 3, ASM1138683v2, whole genome shotgun sequence, a single genomic region encodes these proteins:
- the UCN gene encoding urocortin, whose translation MELPALYKHPASRRLSALGTDRTGLTPHGTTRSRTLPGMRRALLTALLVSLLLSPLRCAGPRSSAEAAPRPSRSLRGPAPRPEPAPLLRALRPVGGLARARREEPPLSIDLTFHLLRHMLDVARAQSQRAQAEQNRLIFDSVGK comes from the exons atggagctCCCGGCTCTATATAAACATCCCGCGAGCCGCCGGCTCAGCGCGCTCGGGACGGACCGGACCGGACTCACCCCGCACGGCACCACTCG GTCCCGGACCCTGCCCGGCATGAGGCGGGCGCTGCTGACCGCGCTGCTGGTGTCGCTGCTGCTCTCCCCGCTGCGCTGCGCCGGGCCCCGCAGCAGCGCCGAGGCCGCGCCCCGCCCGAGCCGGTCCCTGCGGGGCCCCGCGCCGCGCCCCGAGCCGGCCCCGCTGCTGCGCGCCCTGCGGCCCGTGGGCGGCCTGGCGCGGGCGAGGCGCGAGGAGCCGCCGCTCTCCATCGACCTGACCTTCCACCTGCTGCGCCACATGCTGGACGTGGCGCGGGCGCAGAGCCAACGCGCGCAGGCCGAGCAGAACCGGCTCATCTTCGACTCGGTGGGCAAGTGA